The genome window TCTGAGAGCTTCGGTAATGGCCTGCTGGTAATCATCATTTACCAGAAGACTCTGCGTGCCGAGCGCTATATATTCAAGAAGGGTCTGCGTGCGGTGAAGATGTTCCTGCGTTGTTTTTTCATCGGTGATATCACGGCCAAATGAACGGATTTCAACAAAGTCATCTTTCTCATCAAACACGGAGATATTATCCCACCGGATCCAGCGGTAGCCGCGGATAGTCATCTGGCGCATATCCACTTTCAGGCGGGCAGGCAGGGTAAAGAGTTTCTCGGCATGCTCTCTTGCCGCGGGAAGATCGTCAGGATGAATAAACTGATGAAAAGAACTTCTCATTAACTCGTCAGGAGATTTGCCGGTTAAATTGCAGAAGGCCGGGTTTACATAAAGGTATTCGCCTTTGCTGTTTACCCGCACGATCAAGTCCTCGTGGGACTCTACGAGCTGGCGAAAGCCGGTTACATCTGTGTTATCGTTTGCTATACCCAATGGAAAAGTCCGTGATAATAAAAATCAGTCTAAATCAGGAATAAAAATAACAGAAACTCCGTCCAATTAAAACAACCCCCGGCGGGTTAACGCTGAAAATTTGCGGTTTTTGCCAAAAAAACGGGGTGAAATTAAAAAAAATTGTAAAAAAAGAGGGGATTTCTGCTGTGATAAACTAACGGACTGACAGGGGAAACTTACCGGAAACCGGCACGCACTACCCTGCCGTAAAATGAATTACGGCAGGGTTACAGGCGTGGAACGAGCCTTCATGTGACTCAGGGAATCTTTCGTTCCCCCGGGTCTCTCTGCCTGAGAGACTGTTATTTCATCAGCGTCATCTTGCGGGACTGGCTGAAAGAACCGGCTGTGATGGTATATATATAAACTCCGCTCGGCAGGCTGCTGCCGCTGAAGCCGACGGTATAGCTGCCTGCTTCTTTGGTTTCATTGAGAACAGAAGCAACCTGTTTGCCAAGAATATCATAGACGCTTATCGAAACATGCTCTTTCTGAGGTATGGCAAATCTGATGGTTGTTTCCGGGTTAAACGGATTAGGGTAGTTCTGCATTAGAGCAAACTCAGCAGGAATGCCAATGGTTACGTTTTCGGCAAGGTTATATACCGTGACGGTTCCATCGTAATCAAGCTGCTTTATCCGGTAGCTGTATGAGCCGGAAGAGAGGTTATAATCAGTGAAGGAATAGGAATTCATCTCCGCGCTTGAACCTCTTCCCTCTGTATATCCCGCGGGCACCCAGTCAGATGAACCTGCCAGAGCGCGTTCAATTTCAAAACCGCGGTTGTTGGTTTCGCTCGCGGTTACCCAGTTAAGGGTAACATCACTGCCGGAAACGGACGCGGTAAATGAGGTGAGTTCAACCGGAATCTGTGAAGGCATAACAAACTTCACCACATAACCGCCGGCACCGGCAACGATGCAGGTATCAGGATGGGGGAAAGCAGCGCCGAGAATCTGACCATTGAGCTGCACGCGCATTCCGAAATTATATGAAGCCCATGAGGTGCCGCCATTGCTGGTGTAAAAGATATTTCCTTCAGAACCGACAATAACAAAATCATTCAGGCCTCTTAATGCCATGCTGTAAAGGCGTGTTGTGGCGAACGGGAAATTCGTGTTTTCCCAGGTAAGGCCGCCGTCGGTGGTTTTGTGCAAAAAGCCAACCGCGGTAACACCGGTCGCGCCGATGATATAGCCGTTATTTTCATCTGTGAATTTAATGTCGCTGATGCTGGCGGGAGTTGTTCCTATTGTAGGGAGCAGAAACCATGAGGTGCCGCCGTCAGTTGTTTTATATACTCCGCCGTTGATGAATGATCCGGCAATATAGGTTGACGGATTCAGAATAGCCGCGGCGTTAATACCTCCGGTCAGTCCTGTGCCGTTAATGGATGCCCAGGTTACGCCGCCGTCGGTGGTTTTATACATACTGCCGCCGTTGCCGACTGTAATTCCGAGATTCTCATTATAAAAATAGATGCGGGAAAGCGCCTGAATGGACGTGGTATATATAGAATCCCATGAAGCGCCGCCGTTAGTGGTTTTGTAAATCTTTCCTCCGCTGCCGCAGGCATATCCCGTTGTTGAGTTAATCATGGATAAACCGCGGATATCATTGGATGAAGAGGAAAGACTCACACCGTTCCAGGTATTTCCGTAATCGGAAGAATACATAAACTGGGCAATGCCTATGGGGTTTGTTGCGCCTTCTGCTGTGCCGCCGGCAATAATTCTGCCGTTGCCGTCAGCCCAGAGCGCCTGAATAAATCCGGCTTTTGCAATCTGTGTGGGAGTGGTCCAGGTTGATCCGTTGTCGGTTGATTTGTAGAACGCACCGTTATCACCCGAGATATATACCGTATTGCCTGAGGAGGAAACCCCTCTCATAATAATATCGGGAATGTTTGCGGGTCTGAACTGCACCGCGCTAAAGGTTGCGCCGCCATCGGTGGAGCGGACAACAAAGGTGCGGTCACCAACCAGAAAGATATTTGAACCGCTGATGTGCATTCCGAATATTGATGACGCGGAGGCGGCAGCAGAAGGAAGTTCAGCCCAGGTATAGCCGCCGTCTGTAGATTTAAACGATTTGCCTGAAGCGCCGGCAGCATACGCTGTGAGAGAATCAGTGAACTCAAGCGCGTAGAGGGTGCCTGTACCCGCAGCCGCTCCGGTCCAGGTAGCACCGCCATCGGTGGTTATTCTGACATTAAAGCCGCCGTTAGCGCTGCCGGCAACAATTATCTTATTAGTGCTGAATGCATGAACAGCATAGTACGTAGTTGAAGGAAGATTAGAATTCATCACCCATGTCTGCCCGCCGTCCGTGGTTGATGACATTCTGAAAGTGGAGGTGCCAGCCAGAAATCCGTTATTGGCATCAATAAACTGAATATCTCTTCCTGTTCCGTTAATAGCGAGAGTGGGCATGCTTGTCCAGGTCTGTCCGCCGTCTGTGGATTTTGTTCCGCCTCCGGCACCAGCCGTATAGACCAGATTATTATCTACCCAATACATAGCATAGATATCATATCCGAAGTTATTTGCCGGGCCATAAGCCACGCCTGCCTGAAGATTGGCGGCAAAGGACTGCCCGCCATCAGTAGTTTTCAAAAAAGTACCGTTTTGGCCAGCCATATAAATGGTGTTTTCGCTGAATGCCTTCATCCAGCC of Ignavibacteriales bacterium contains these proteins:
- a CDS encoding T9SS type A sorting domain-containing protein, which codes for MKKLFLLLLLNTISFSQITPSYTWLNPKPFGQGIGWMKAFSENTIYMAGQNGTFLKTTDGGQSFAANLQAGVAYGPANNFGYDIYAMYWVDNNLVYTAGAGGGTKSTDGGQTWTSMPTLAINGTGRDIQFIDANNGFLAGTSTFRMSSTTDGGQTWVMNSNLPSTTYYAVHAFSTNKIIVAGSANGGFNVRITTDGGATWTGAAAGTGTLYALEFTDSLTAYAAGASGKSFKSTDGGYTWAELPSAAASASSIFGMHISGSNIFLVGDRTFVVRSTDGGATFSAVQFRPANIPDIIMRGVSSSGNTVYISGDNGAFYKSTDNGSTWTTPTQIAKAGFIQALWADGNGRIIAGGTAEGATNPIGIAQFMYSSDYGNTWNGVSLSSSSNDIRGLSMINSTTGYACGSGGKIYKTTNGGASWDSIYTTSIQALSRIYFYNENLGITVGNGGSMYKTTDGGVTWASINGTGLTGGINAAAILNPSTYIAGSFINGGVYKTTDGGTSWFLLPTIGTTPASISDIKFTDENNGYIIGATGVTAVGFLHKTTDGGLTWENTNFPFATTRLYSMALRGLNDFVIVGSEGNIFYTSNGGTSWASYNFGMRVQLNGQILGAAFPHPDTCIVAGAGGYVVKFVMPSQIPVELTSFTASVSGSDVTLNWVTASETNNRGFEIERALAGSSDWVPAGYTEGRGSSAEMNSYSFTDYNLSSGSYSYRIKQLDYDGTVTVYNLAENVTIGIPAEFALMQNYPNPFNPETTIRFAIPQKEHVSISVYDILGKQVASVLNETKEAGSYTVGFSGSSLPSGVYIYTITAGSFSQSRKMTLMK